The following coding sequences are from one Cygnus olor isolate bCygOlo1 chromosome 2, bCygOlo1.pri.v2, whole genome shotgun sequence window:
- the SSR1 gene encoding translocon-associated protein subunit alpha isoform X1, with protein sequence MGSARRLLLLLLLVLPAAMPPAGGRAGSGLLVAAQDATEDEEAVEDTVVEDEDDEAEVEEDEPTDLTEEKEEEDLSGEPKASPSADTTILFVKGEDFPANNIVKFLVGFTNKGTEDFIVESLDASFRYPQDYQFYIQNFTALPLNTVVPPQRQATFEYSFIPAEPMGGRPFGLVINLNYRDVNGNVFQDAVFNQTVTIIEKEDGLDGETIFMYMFLAGLGLLVIVGLHQLLESRKRKRPVQKVEMGTSNQNDVDMSWIPQETLNQIMQSRRDKASPRRLPRKRAQKRSVGSDE encoded by the exons ATGGGCAGCGCGAGgcggctcctgctgctgctcctcctcgtCCTGCCCGCCGCCATGCCGCCCGCCGGCGGCCGCGCAG GTTCAGGTTTATTAGTTGCAGCTCAAGATGCTACAGAAGATGAGGAAGCTGTGGAAGATACTGTAGttgaagatgaagatgatgaagctGAAGTTGAAGAAGATGAGCCTACAGACTTG acagaagaaaaagaggaagaagactTGTCAGGAGAACCTAAAGCCTCACCTAGTGCTGATACAACCATATTATTTGTGAAAGGTGAAG ATTTTCCAGCAAACAACATTGTAAAATTCTTGGTAGGCTTCACCAATAAAGGTACAGAAGACTTCATTGTCGAGTCTCTTGATGCTTCTTTCCGGTACCCTCAAGACTACCAGTTTTATATCCAGAACTTCACAGCTCTCCCTCTGAATACAGTAGTTCCACCACAGAGACAAGCCACGTTTGAGTACTCTTTCATCCCTGCTGAGCCTATGGGTGGTCGTCCTTTTGGACTAGTTATCAATCTCAACTACAGAGATGTAAAC ggCAACGTGTTTCAAGATGCTGTCTTCAATCAGACAGTTACAATTATTGAAAAAGAAGATGGACTGGATGGAGAAAC gatcttCATGTACATGTTCCTTGCTGGACTTGGTCTACTTGTTATCGTTGGCCTACATCAGTTACTAGAATCTAGGAAG aggaaaagaccAGTACAGAAAGTAGAGATGGGAACATCAAATCAGAATGATGTTGATATGAGCTGGATTCCCCAAGAAACTTTAAATCAAATAA TGCAAAGTAGAAGAG ataaAGCTTCACCAAGGAGGTTGCCCCGCAAGAGGGCACAAAAGAGATCAGTGGGCTCTGATGAGTAA
- the SSR1 gene encoding translocon-associated protein subunit alpha isoform X2 — MGSARRLLLLLLLVLPAAMPPAGGRAGSGLLVAAQDATEDEEAVEDTVVEDEDDEAEVEEDEPTDLTEEKEEEDLSGEPKASPSADTTILFVKGEDFPANNIVKFLVGFTNKGTEDFIVESLDASFRYPQDYQFYIQNFTALPLNTVVPPQRQATFEYSFIPAEPMGGRPFGLVINLNYRDVNGNVFQDAVFNQTVTIIEKEDGLDGETIFMYMFLAGLGLLVIVGLHQLLESRKRKRPVQKVEMGTSNQNDVDMSWIPQETLNQINKASPRRLPRKRAQKRSVGSDE, encoded by the exons ATGGGCAGCGCGAGgcggctcctgctgctgctcctcctcgtCCTGCCCGCCGCCATGCCGCCCGCCGGCGGCCGCGCAG GTTCAGGTTTATTAGTTGCAGCTCAAGATGCTACAGAAGATGAGGAAGCTGTGGAAGATACTGTAGttgaagatgaagatgatgaagctGAAGTTGAAGAAGATGAGCCTACAGACTTG acagaagaaaaagaggaagaagactTGTCAGGAGAACCTAAAGCCTCACCTAGTGCTGATACAACCATATTATTTGTGAAAGGTGAAG ATTTTCCAGCAAACAACATTGTAAAATTCTTGGTAGGCTTCACCAATAAAGGTACAGAAGACTTCATTGTCGAGTCTCTTGATGCTTCTTTCCGGTACCCTCAAGACTACCAGTTTTATATCCAGAACTTCACAGCTCTCCCTCTGAATACAGTAGTTCCACCACAGAGACAAGCCACGTTTGAGTACTCTTTCATCCCTGCTGAGCCTATGGGTGGTCGTCCTTTTGGACTAGTTATCAATCTCAACTACAGAGATGTAAAC ggCAACGTGTTTCAAGATGCTGTCTTCAATCAGACAGTTACAATTATTGAAAAAGAAGATGGACTGGATGGAGAAAC gatcttCATGTACATGTTCCTTGCTGGACTTGGTCTACTTGTTATCGTTGGCCTACATCAGTTACTAGAATCTAGGAAG aggaaaagaccAGTACAGAAAGTAGAGATGGGAACATCAAATCAGAATGATGTTGATATGAGCTGGATTCCCCAAGAAACTTTAAATCAAATAA ataaAGCTTCACCAAGGAGGTTGCCCCGCAAGAGGGCACAAAAGAGATCAGTGGGCTCTGATGAGTAA